The sequence below is a genomic window from Sebastes fasciatus isolate fSebFas1 chromosome 11, fSebFas1.pri, whole genome shotgun sequence.
aataaaaaaaaaaaaaaggaaagaaaaatctTGGTCTACTAAACGTACCAGCACTGGATGTTGCTTTTTACGCAACCACGCTCTTGACCTTGTGTGCGTGcggtaatgataataattagaACAAATTGAGTGCTATGATTTAGTCAGACACAGAGGTGTAATGTTTCGCACACTGACCCCGGCACCAAGATATCCTCTTCTCTCGGCTGGACGTTGAATTTGACGACAAATTCTTCTCGACTTTGATATGTGGGAAGATGGCACCGATCGTGTGTTGCACCTTTGATGTTAACACGTGTGGATGAGACCATCGTCGTGGACCGGCTAAGAGATGGCAGACCCTCCTCGTCCCATTGCTTGACATTCTGCAGGTTATGTACATAAAGGCTGAACTCTTTTGGCTTGGACGGTGCCAGCACACATTCATTTGATCTGGAAGACATGACGGGTTTCACTTGAAAACAACAGTCTTGCTACTGAAAGAGGCAGAAAGCTGTACGAGTAAATCTTAAACCAAAGCTGAAATGATTCGCTCAAAATCTTTGTAATGAATATAGAGAAAGAATAGGAGGATTGAAATGGGAACTCACTGTTCTTGAGGAACTACATTTGAGTCAAGTACTTGTGACTACTCAGATGATCTGCAGATATTATTGGAATCTGGGGGTAGAAAACAGACAGGGATCAAATAAAGCGTCTCGAACCGGAAACGCTGACACGTCGGCCGACcgcacaaacacattttaacaaCATCCTCTCGCATTAAAACGAGTTTGTTActgaaaaaagacaaagatgAAAAAGCAATTTGGCTAGTTGACGTTGTGACACGTCCAAAAAAGAATCAACAGACACTTCTGGACAGCAgggaggtgaggaagaggagggtttAAGGGAGAGATGAGGGATTCTGTCAGTGAGGTGGCTCCCCCATGCAAATCTAAGTCCTCCTTGTTGTTGACCTGCACACCCCAGTAAAATGCATAAAACTGGTCCTGGGTCAAGACTGCTAATAAAGATGATTCATCTGACATTTTCACAAGTCTTTTCACTGGTATTATGAAATTGTGCAATGTAACTAACTGCTTACAAAATGCCTTCAACAGAACTGAAAGCACATctcactgtttttttctttctgactTTCACAATGAATAACATATTATGTCCAGCTTTTAATAAACACGAGGAGGTTTTCTTTACAAGCTGGAGGCAACAgcggaaataaaaaaataaaaataaaaaatgccaaGCCCCAAAGGGCACAGATAGCGACTTTTGCACAAGATATGATTTAAAGATTTTAATAAAACTACCTCATACATACCAATTGCATGTATTCGTTGGTAGTCAACTTTGATAAGGAAGAGTCCTCAAAATGGGAAAAGGACAAAAATCGAGGTTACACTGAggacaaacattaaaaacaatacagtatcttttttttttttttttttcagaaagacAGATAGATCTAAGAAATGTATGAGTAATCTTGTCACAGTATGAATGATATGTGCACACATGTTGGACTCGTAGTGAAGGGCAACAAGAGGGAGTACCGCCTTTTACCCTACCCACCCCTCGCTGTGAGACACAAGCATCCCCAGATCGTCCATGTGCATTGAAAGACAGagatgagtgagagagagagagagagagagacagagagagagagagagagagagagagagagagagagagagagagagagagagagagagagagagagagcgagagagacagagtgagacggCAGAGGTGCAAACCTGATTGGCGGAGGCAGTTGCGAAGGGGCTTGTGGCAGATGTGTTGCCTCCAGTGCCTGGAGTACCACCGTGCATCATGGGAACTTTTTTTGGAGGGAAAATCATGTAAGCAAAAAATACACAGAGGAGCAGTGTAGCCACATACACACCAGGCAAAtgaggggaggagaaggagagtcATCAGAGGGGGATTCGATTTAACTGGATTCCCCTTTCTTCCCTCTGCCAACGCTGATAAGAGGTCTCGTGATTTGAGAACTTGATGTGACACAGTGTAGCTAACGTACTTCCACATTTGTGTGTATTACTAGTGATACAATGACCAACATTGTAGTTTCTTGGTTAACACCAGATGAGAGCAAACTTTAAAAAGCTCTACAAAAAAATAGCATAGAGTCTTTAAGGCAGAAGACATAAAGGGGAAGGTTATAATTGAACTCCCTctgctttttttaatcttttttaaaagtgtttcaATAGGTGTCAGGTTAGATCAGCCAAAAGCCAAGTTTAGAGCGCGCATGAGAACGAGAGTGGTCAAGCAATATATAGTAGTAGGTGTACACAGagaaattaacaaaataaatgtcagGTAAATTGATTAtgagcaacagcagctgtcataaAGATAATAAACAACATTTATATGTCACAATATTTGTCTTTCCTTATGTGGAGTCTTGCTTATGCTTCAAATCACAAAAAGTGATCTTCACGCAACCAAAACAGTGACTCTCGGGTCACCAAAGTctcatatataaaaaaaaaaagaaatcactaTAAATGCGACACAGTCAATTTCACAGGATGGTTCGGCTTTGATGATTTGCAAGTCACAGACATGAGGTTACAGACAACTAAAGAAGGAAAGCTGGAACCTACCAACGCCGCCTGCAGGTGTCATGCACAATATTGAGCCTGCCCATCATGCAGTGCAACAGGAAGTGGATTGGATAGGGAAGAGAAATCAAAACAGCCCGTCACAAGGTTTCGTTAGAGTGAGGGGGGAGAGATaaggtggggggaaaaaaaaggttaataTCTCTTGGATACAGTCATCAGTGATTGGAAAAAAAGGCGAAGTGGTGAACTCATCACATCTGTTAATCAAAATGAGAGTGTGAATCTAAAACTTTTGTCTGAAGTGCATATGAATGTGTAATACGACAATGGTTGTAACTATCAAGTATTAGACATTATATACACACTCTAGACAGAAGTGAGGAGGACAGCAGATGTGTACAGAAGCCAGCTTGCTGTTTTGTTGCCATTAACCACCAAACCCATCCAGCCCCCCTTAATCCGAGCCCAAGCCAAAGCCCCAGCAGTGGTTTCTCATTATAATATGAGTAATCACGCCATGGACACTTTAATCTAACAAACTAGTAACAAAGTTCTGTCCTTTCTCTTACAAACGTCCATGCCTTCCTCATCCAGCCTGCATGTACTAAGAGGAGCAGGTAGCTACTGTATGTGGTGTTTTATTAAAGCAATTATTAAGCAGAAAGACATTCTTCTAACCCCTAGTGGCCATGCAATGCCGTACAAAGCATTATGCACAGATTTGTTGAAGCATTCTTAGCTTTTCAACTACACTTTGAGACTCAGATCTTCAACCCTCACTGGCCTGGAATGAAATCTACAGCTTTAATGTTAACGCTATGTGTGTGACTATCTTTGTAAATTCCCTCTATCTGAAgtatggctgcaactaacgattatctCTATTCTCGAttgatctgttgattattttctcgattaatcgattagttgtttggtctataaaacgtaagaaaatggtgaaaaaagtgTCCTcaagacgtcctcaaatgtcttgttttgtccaaaactcaaaaggtattcagtttactgtcataaaggagtaaaataaaccagaaaatattcacatttaagaagctggaatcagagaatttagacaaTTTGATTATAAAATCAAaaactgattatcaaaataattggcgattaatttagtagttgacaactaatcgattaattgttgcagctctaatctgAAGGCAAGAAAGTTGATAAATAGTCCACAACCAAACTGCTCTGTCCTGCAATCTACCACTTTGCCCAACTCCAGACAAGCAGGGGAGCCGGGTTAGACTGATCCAGGCATCCTCAGGGTGCTCAGAGCACTTAGTGGTGGTTGCTTTGGGAGCCATACCTGATGGGAGGAAAGCAGCCTGCTGCTGAAACTGCATGCTGGCCAGGGCCTGTTGGTACTGGAGCATGCTGGTGTTAAACATGGCAGAGGCCCCGTTGGCCTTCTCCATTGCTGCCCGCTTGGGCAGGGGAGCCATGACATTAGGGGCGATGCCCTGCCCAGCCagacgagaaaaaagaaaaaaaaagaaaacagagatagaaagagagagagagatgcgtggaaaagaaagagagagagaattggAAAGAGGCAAAAACGggaaaggaaacaaaaaaggGTACATACGTTAGAGGACATGGTATAAACAGCATCACAACATCTTTGTgtgtacaacaacaacaacaacaatatcatCATATCATCAGTAGCAAGCAAGCAGCAGTCTGACACAAGTACTACACAAGCAGGAGCATGGTGCCTACTGGAGCTAACTGGCTAACAagcattcatatatatatatatatattcattacaTTTCATCAGGAAGCTTACTTGGATTATTAACTTTGTACACCTAGGGCTGACTAAATGCAACATGAGCAAGCATTAactattaaaacaataaagctGCTAACAGGAGGTGGAACAGGTAGGaagcacagagagagggaggctgcACTGCTAGCTCCATGATAAAACTGTGTAAGCCATGTTTAAGTGATGGTTCACTCTCGGACAAATGTCAAAAATGGTCTCAGGCCAAGGGAGTCAGatgttaaaaatgttatttcttTCCAGTGTGAATATTTACACCTTATGTGGATTTTGTGTTGGCATGAGGCCATCCTTGAGGTCTGAATATCTGTGACAAGATCTGATGATGGGAGTGAACTATCATTTGAACTGTAAATCATCTGTTATGGTGGGATCCCTCCTGTATGGTTTTTAAAGACTGCTCCTCTTAGCCCCACCCTTATCCATCTGACATGCACTAGcaacacagacatgcacacatttGATTGAGCCGCTCCACAACACTGACCACTGACTTGGAGGTAAGACTGAAGCCATGCCACCATTATAAGAAGCTCTACTTCCCTAGCCCTCGCTGACTTTTTTGTTAAATAAGCTACCGGTGATGAATTGATTGTGGCTCCTTATCACAAATTCCATGTTTGAATTTGTGTTTTGAGGTGATTTTTCTACATGAAGGTAGTTGTTTTGTGGTGTTGGATTGCAAACCTGAACCCGGTAAAGCCACAATCATTTTATCACAGGCAATATAATGACAGATCAACAGGAGGAAAAAACAGACATTGCACTGAGACAACGACAAACAAAAATAGCTAGGTATCTTTGGTTAAAACACTGCTCTACAACAAAGCCACATGCCAAGCTAAAAGGTGAAAGGTCATAGTACCAGGTCAAAGGTTGCGTCGAGGGGTCGCTTCAGTGATTTGACAGCCGACTGAGTCTTAATTAGCAGGCAGCGAGCACATGATGGCAATGGGCCAATGGGGTTCAAGCGCATTAACATAAACCAGCAAGCAGAGGTGCATCATGGGGGCAGCAGTGCAGTTTGGGTATAggtgagaaaaaacaaaaacaaataaaaaaacaaatcattggAATGCAATATACAAGGGGATAACAGGACTAAGGCATGCACAGTGTGGACACTAGCTCTACTGCTCAACAGTTACATGatcatcaataatcaatgataACTACCAATCTACATTAGTCATTGTCACACAGAGATGGATGAATATAGCGGTGAGAATATTATTCAATCATTTTTCTCTCAGTTCTCAGACAGAAAAAATTACATGGAAGCACAAATTCACAGGTTTCTGTTTCATAATCAGTGTCACATGGCGACGGCGATTCGCCCAAAGCTCTCAGCCTCGCTATGTCGGTAAGAGCACGTAGAAAACACTGCTATCAAGTGTGGCTGCGCTATTATTCACAGGTGCTGTTACTGTGAGACCTTTTTAAATAGTGTCAAGAGGAAGAGAAGTAATAGATAGGAAGTACAGAAACAATGGTGTCACAAATAAGACCAGgccatcagagagagagaaggaggaactGACTCTCTGCTTGTGCTCCGGGATGAGATGAACAAGgaacaagacttttttttctcttcacattaggaaggaaaaaaaaaccacTCAAATGCACTCATTATCCGATCCATTTTCCGATCCTTCTTCATTTCATCCAGTTCTGATCCTGTTCAACTTACACCTTTAAAATTTGACCTGGCAAAAGCAGAACTGAAAAATACCAACCAGGTTGGTGAGACACTTTTCAAACATGAATTGGAGTGTGAGCCAAAGAACATATTTCCTACTTATAATAAATACCCTGGTATAAAAAGTAATAACTTCCTCAAAAATTGCTCCTTTAAGCCCTGTTGTGTGGGGTGTGAGTGAATGAGTGTGACCACGCTTGTACAGACTGCTCACCATGGCCGCGGCGGCTGTGGCCTGGTTCACCTGGTGCTGGGCAGCCTTAATTTTGGCCTGCAGGTGGGCCGGCGGATGGAAGTACTTGCACTTTTCCCGAGAGCACCGGCCCTTGATGTAGTCCATGCACACGGTGACGGTGTTGTCGTTGGTGTCGATCATGGTGCTGTCTGCGGGGTGGGCGAAGCGGCAGTCCTCCTCTCCCCGAGAGCAGTTGCCCCTCTGATATTCCCGACACACCTGCAAACGAGGTGAGAGGACAGAAATCGTGAAAAACACAGCATGTGGATACAATACAAGAACAAGTATGACTCATCAAGCCTTCCATTTATCCATTTAGCTTAGAGACCTGCAGTTCAATAAATAGATTAAAATGCTTTGCAAGGTCACATTCCTCTTGTTGTGTAAGTCATTTTCTAGTTCCTTCCTCTGTGCAATATCcgttcacaccaaacacaagaTCTGTACAGATATACATTGTGTACTTCCTGTTTAACTGGAACTGTTAGATTTAGAGTTCCTGTGCTTAGTCGTGAATAAATATCACACTGAGGACGGTTTAGCACTTTAACACAATAAACCTAGTATTTCTTTACACAGAACTGTAATGTGTTTGTTGGAGTGGGAGTCTCATGTTTAAAAGTCTATATGTGAGACACCAGAGGGCAGCACCTTCTTTAAAATTAGATGTATCATGAACATAATGGGTATTACTTATCTGCTATCTACCCTGCTTTTCTGCTCTGAGTGCGTCAGCAGTGTACGGTTGAACTCcataaagataataaaagtaGCAGTTGCATTTATACTTCACTTTTTAATTTTACTGATGTGTTTTAAAAGAGGAAACACATTCTACAATATGTACGCTCTACTAAACGCACACATTTATTTGGGTCTATTGTGTGGTTttgtgattctttttttttttgtaatagaGATATTTCCAGTGCAGTAACAAGACAGTTTTAAATTTGGTGGAGGTCTCTCAGAATCAGAGAGCAAAGGCTTCTTTCTAGACTTAACAATCACACCAACAGCCATGGTAGAGGAGAAAGACACAGCAGCCTCGAtagaccagaatgcaatgcTGCCGCAACAAATGTCAAGTTTGACTTGACTAGAAAGAACGTGTTCCTTTGCTGTTGCTACTGGTGGTGCTGAGGAAATCATTACTGCTCTTTCTGCTCAAATAAATATTGAACAAGTTCGGGCTCATCTCTGGTGCTTGTCTAATGGTATTTTGTGAAGCGTACTGTGCGAGAGCACGAACTGTACTGGAACTAGATTAGGCAGATTAAGTGAGAGGGAGTTCATGAAAAAGGTAAACAACTCTTAATTACAAATCAACTCTTGGGATGCACTCAGCATCATAATCtgatgaaatattacagtatatgaACTTGTGAcggttttattttcattttcttttaattagcCTCTACTTTGCATAATGATGCCTGCTATTCATATTACAATTCTGTATCAGAGACAGATTATGCAAGTCCAATAAATAGCGGCGTTATTTGTATGCTTGTTAAACCACTTGTTAACAACACTTGTCTTGTTTACAGGCTCATTATCATCCTGGGCGACCCCACTCCCACTATGAAACACATCATGAAGTAGGTTTTATTAGAGGTTTCCTGGAACTCTTTAAGTGAGGAGTGGGTTGATTCTATGCTACATAAAATGTTGACAAAACCAGGTTCCATTCATCATCGTCTGTTACCTCAAGTCTATCTGTTCTCAGCAGTTTCTGGGCTGCAGCGGCGGCAGCGTTGGGGACTTGGCTCATGTTGGGGCTGGAGGCCATGAGGACGGGGGTGCTGGGCATGATCTCTTGGGGCATCAGGCCTGGTGACATAGGGCTCAGGTAGGGATTAAAGGCTgcggctgcagctgctgctgcactggcGTTGGTGGCCATGCTTGGCGTCATCTGGAACATGGTCTGGAagagaacaaaataaaagcagataataCAAGCACAAACTCTGAGCTTTTTtgtatggggaaaaaaaagagggactGACAAATCAAAAGAGTGAAAGAGCAATGCAGACAGTGAAGATGCTGCATATGTGTGAGCTTTTACACGTATGTGATCTCACCATGGGCAGTAGCTGTGGTGTGTTCATACGTGTGTGCCCTCTCACCATAGGTGGTAGCTGCGTGCCGGGCATCATGGCGTTGGCGAGCTGCATCTGTTGGGCGAGCATGGCCATGTTCTTCTGCTGGATCAAGTTATTTCTGCCATTGATCTCTAGCTGGGTCTTTAGGTGGGGAGGAGGGTGCAGGTACTTGCAGTTCTCCCTGGAACAACGGCCCTGAAGGAGGAACAACAGAGTCAGAATGACATATACTGCAAGTTTGGCTGCATTCACATTGGAAATATACAATTTATGGATAAATATGTGTTGAAACTACCAGGGTAAAAATCTTGTGGGATATAAACGTCATTGGCTGATGATGTTTGTGaagtttttactgttttaagtCATGCTAgtggctctatggatggcaaTGCTGGTCTGTCGGTCGGTCCAACATTCCTGATTCTcggaggatgaatcctaatcaCTTTGGTGATTTGGCCTAAGTATAGTACaaggctgtagactcttagtcttgttgcTAAATGCTCAATATCAGACACTGAAGATCATGTTAGGTCTGGGCTAAGTCTACCACTAATTGCTAATTGCTTGCTATTTCTGTCAGTCCCATCAAGGACATGTGTACATTCTGTGTGCTAGCCTCAGGTCATGACAGACACTGGTTCTGCTCTCCAGATGTCCAGCTACATTTCTATAAATACTGTCCACTCATATGatccgtatatatatatatatatatatattgtattagcAGTCATTCTGAGGTCACACTTCAAAGTCTTCAAATAATTATCTAAGACTGGGATCCCTTTTTGCTGCCTGCTGTGAGTATGCAATTCAGTCTGGAGAAGAGGAGTCGAGGACACacatctgacacacacattctcCAGAATgcgtacacattaatgcatgcaCGTCGGGGTCATGTTCGAGTAACAGGTGGCACACACACGTCACGCAAACATaaaacaaacgcacacacaaacacgtccACGGTTTAAAGAAGATGTGTATTCACTTTCAGCCCTTCGGCACAGCTGAGCGGACTGTGGCAGGCTGTGCTTCCCCTCGCTGACAGAGCTGTCCCCACCGGGATTCATCTCTATGCCCCGACGTGACTTCATACCCCTTTCCAATCTCCTTCACTTTCACTGACACTGGAGCACCGGACAGGTGCGATGGGGGATAAGGAAAAGAGAGGGGGACACTTAAATGGCAGGGGGGTCTCTTTAAGAGTTCTTGTTTAGCCCACTTGTCTGAAGTTGCTATCTCAAGTTCTCATTGGATCTCCTGTTAAAGTGATTTCTTAAAAATGATGTTGCACAACGCAGGTGGCAGCAATATGGCCATGTCTCCTGTCTGTATGGTTCATAGAAAATCTCGAGTGAAGAGCTAACTGACGTGAGACATTACATATCAGGATGTCTTACTTTTTAAATGAAGATGTCGGGCTTAAATATTGCAGATGAAAATGTGCAAGTGAAGCATGAAATATTTTTATGCtatgtttgagctcctgcctcCCCCCttcctgaaaagcccagtctgctctgattggtcagctggcccactctgttgtgattggttaaccaaaccaaactcttctaacgtcgctccagctccgctcgaACTAGCTTTGTTTAAGGGTGCGCCAAACTAGCCGcgaggcaggtattatgcaaatgtgttacttggtgacatcaccacgttacattAAGAAAAGGcagtttcaggcagttcaggagcagtgtttctgtgacgtggactttgggcgtggtaactttgcagaccttttacatgcacaaatatatatatatatatataacacactaaaggaaagggaaaagcacaaacgcataataggtcctctttaaaggaaAATTTAACAGAAGCATAACTTTTCATGCCGAGGCGAGGATCTCCTGTTAACATCAAAGACTGACCTGGTTGTGCACCAACCATGTGTGCATAAGCTGAGCTGGCATTCAGAAGAATTCTGACACTGACAACactcagaggtgtgtgtgtgtgtgtggaaagtgGGCGAGTGcgtagtgcatgtgtgtgagacgAGAGGAGCTGAAAGCAGGTTCTAATAGCACTCATCCAGAGAGTGACAATGGCATGCAGCAAGGGGAGGGTGCGAGTGTGTAGAGagatagtgtgtttgtgttgcgtgagtgtgtgtgtgtgcagaggggGTTGCAAAGGCATGGAGGATCATGTTGCATTCACCCCATATGACCCTGTCCGTCGACCGCTGGATTCACAACTGCAgcagtttatgtgtgtgttaaggTGGGAGGGGAAGAAACATGTGGCTTCGACTTCAGCTAACTCTTCATTCTAACTTCATTCTGCCGAATCACGCAAAGAAAAAATGGCATCAAACCAACACCGGCAGCCATTTTGAATACAGAATCAGGTCCCAGAAGAGGAAACGTCAGGCTGCATATaagtggaagagagagagtcATAGTGACTCCGGCGAGAGCGAGCTGCATCAGGGAAATTTTAGAACTTGCAgagtgagagcgagagagagagagagaaatggagatgcagacagagagcaggaaggagaagaaagacGTCGCCCCTCTCACATCATGCTCGTGGCTGTTATTGTGACAGCTCCTTGAGGAGCAGCTAGAGACGGTGTCCACGGCAACAGAGCAGCCAGACACCCCTGCTCTAACAACACAGTGATTCCTGGAATCTTCACTGGCAGATACAGGAACTCAGCAGAGAAAATACTACAGATAACTAGTCCAAGAGTCCACCCCTCTCTGTCCTGTGTTTCTGTGCTGCGAATACAACCGTCATGAAAGAGCTGATTCTCACTGCAGATGAATGATAAAGATATCTTTAACATTTCTTATCACTGACCGGCTCTTTTGTCTCCAGCAAGGGATTCAAAACTGGAAAAGAGAATTACAATAAAGTACCTGATAAGAATGTGATTAGTAAATAAACTGATTTGTCATTGCTCCGTGCTTATGCCAGAAATGATGAAAACAATGAAGCGAGCAGCTTCAGAGGGATTCATCCACATCATTAGTTGATTCCCCAGTGTCGCTGCAGGTTGATGAGCATAGAGTAGTTACATATTTGTCTTCATCATCCAAAGTGTGTTtcaggaatgtttttttttcacttcaggTGATCAGTTTCAGAGCTGCATATAACGACAATATGACATATTGTTTTAGCAACGATCACGATTCCAAAATGACAAAACTCAAGTATaagatattataatattaaattaGAATATTTCAAAGAAATTGTTTGTGTATACATAAAAATGACTACTAATAAGTACAAATTGCAAAATGACTGAAGAAGTAGTCTTGTGAcctttatttttgtattgtataCCTTATGtcttattctattttagcttgttCTTATTTCTATTCTCTTGTTCttaaaagtgctttacagattatatataatttaagtattattattgttattcagCAGGtcttattttccatcttatgtTATTCTATGTATTCTATTTCAtcttatttctttttatcttattttatttgttatatgtGTTTCtcaatgtttttaatgttttatgtaaagcgctttgaattgccttgttgctgaaatatgctgtataaataaacttcCCTTGCCTTACAGTACATGTAGTtgtatgtttacatgtttataATACAGAAAATtacaatacagaataaataagttcattatttcagatgttgttttgcaaaatatttttcattgtatttGCTTGTCATCGTTACTTTAGATAATATAATTGTGGATGATggatcacaaaaaaataacttaatataGGCTTTTATTAACTTAATAACAACTGACCTTCCCCTGCCTTCTCTAAGTTGAGTCCAgactgtgttttgtgttaataGCGGGGGGGTCTGAGTTTCTCCTGGTGAGATCAGACTTGCCAAACTCCGGGCAGAACAGGGAACAATAATCCCACCGGCTACCGTGCAGTCTGATTGATGATACGTTGTAATAACATGTCCCACCCTGATCGCCCTCTCTTTAACTCTGCCTCTCacccgtacacacacacacaccctgcttTTGTGACTGTGTGGGATTTAAACAAACAATGAACCAATGTGTAAAGAATGCTGGGTGGGGCTGCATCCCATCCTTTTGAGGAGAAGAGATGAACCATGCAGCAAGATGTGTTAatacgcatgtgtgtgtgtgtgtgagagagtagaaaggtgaagggaaaaaaaacgttttctaCTTAAGGGTTAGAGTCAAACACAGCCAATAAAGCAGTGGGTGCCAACCTTTTTGACTTGCAACCCCTCTGTACTGTTGGTTTATAAAGCACTGAAtagtttagggccaaaatacatttctaatcTGCTGCTACGCTATGAACCGTGCAGACCTCTCGGGTCATCAGGACCATCTGAGGAAAAAaacgatacagcatagtattgtaatattttgcgtggcaatattgtatcgatacaccgACGTCAtttatcaatcttttattatataaactattaacaacCGGTCGCTATTCTGACTTTAAGAGGTTGTATCAGGCTCTGTCTTAAAGCGAAgtgatgatactggtatcatatgaaactagaaaacctaaggaatcgatcGGTTCCATGtcagcttgtcgggaagaacgctaaattaGGGTCCAAAGTTACGCttaaactggcatggctattttcaaaggggtcccttaacagATTTcaacaaactgcataatttgccgttgaaaaaagcaataaattgcaatatatcttaaCGCAATACTTatcttaaaatgtttaaaatcgcaacaagatcgtatcgtgacttaattATTGTGATAATGTCGTATTGTGGGGCCTGTGATGATTCCCACCCCCACTGTTTACCATCCCTAGAACCAAATATGTAGAAGAAATCTCAGATTGTTTTATATGAATAATTTATAGAGGCCCGAAGAGGTAAAACTGTCTTGTAattcataaaacacaaaaattatttaaaattctGAGGAGAAATATATTTTGCTATGCAACTAAT
It includes:
- the mbnl1 gene encoding muscleblind-like protein 1 isoform X10, which encodes MAMNMAHIRDTKWLTLEVCREFQRGTCSRSDQECKFAHPAKSCQVDNGRVIACFDSLKGRCSRENCKYLHPPPHLKTQLEINGRNNLIQQKNMAMLAQQMQLANAMMPGTQLPPMVRGHTRMNTPQLLPMTMFQMTPSMATNASAAAAAAAAFNPYLSPMSPGLMPQEIMPSTPVLMASSPNMSQVPNAAAAAAQKLLRTDRLEVCREYQRGNCSRGEEDCRFAHPADSTMIDTNDNTVTVCMDYIKGRCSREKCKYFHPPAHLQAKIKAAQHQVNQATAAAAMGIAPNVMAPLPKRAAMEKANGASAMFNTSMLQYQQALASMQFQQQAAFLPSGSILCMTPAGGVVPMMHGGTPGTGGNTSATSPFATASANQLTTNEYMQLIPIISADHLSSHKYLTQM
- the mbnl1 gene encoding muscleblind-like protein 1 isoform X11, whose product is MAMNMAHIRDTKWLTLEVCREFQRGTCSRSDQECKFAHPAKSCQVDNGRVIACFDSLKGRCSRENCKYLHPPPHLKTQLEINGRNNLIQQKNMAMLAQQMQLANAMMPGTQLPPMTMFQMTPSMATNASAAAAAAAAFNPYLSPMSPGLMPQEIMPSTPVLMASSPNMSQVPNAAAAAAQKLLRTDRLEVCREYQRGNCSRGEEDCRFAHPADSTMIDTNDNTVTVCMDYIKGRCSREKCKYFHPPAHLQAKIKAAQHQVNQATAAAAMTQSAVKSLKRPLDATFDLGIAPNVMAPLPKRAAMEKANGASAMFNTSMLQYQQALASMQFQQQAAFLPSGSILCMTPAGGVVPMMHGGTPGTGGNTSATSPFATASANQVCTSAIPIISADHLSSHKYLTQM
- the mbnl1 gene encoding muscleblind-like protein 1 isoform X24, which codes for MAMNMAHIRDTKWLTLEVCREFQRGTCSRSDQECKFAHPAKSCQVDNGRVIACFDSLKGRCSRENCKYLHPPPHLKTQLEINGRNNLIQQKNMAMLAQQMQLANAMMPGTQLPPMTMFQMTPSMATNASAAAAAAAAFNPYLSPMSPGLMPQEIMPSTPVLMASSPNMSQVPNAAAAAAQKLLRTDRLEVCREYQRGNCSRGEEDCRFAHPADSTMIDTNDNTVTVCMDYIKGRCSREKCKYFHPPAHLQAKIKAAQHQVNQATAAAAMGIAPNVMAPLPKRAAMEKANGASAMFNTSMLQYQQALASMQFQQQAAFLPSGSILCMTPAGGVVPMMHGGTPGTGGNTSATSPFATASANQIPIISADHLSSHKYLTQM
- the mbnl1 gene encoding muscleblind-like protein 1 isoform X14, which translates into the protein MAMNMAHIRDTKWLTLEVCREFQRGTCSRSDQECKFAHPAKSCQVDNGRVIACFDSLKGRCSRENCKYLHPPPHLKTQLEINGRNNLIQQKNMAMLAQQMQLANAMMPGTQLPPMVRGHTRMNTPQLLPMTMFQMTPSMATNASAAAAAAAAFNPYLSPMSPGLMPQEIMPSTPVLMASSPNMSQVPNAAAAAAQKLLRTDRLEVCREYQRGNCSRGEEDCRFAHPADSTMIDTNDNTVTVCMDYIKGRCSREKCKYFHPPAHLQAKIKAAQHQVNQATAAAAMGIAPNVMAPLPKRAAMEKANGASAMFNTSMLQYQQALASMQFQQQAAFLPSVPMMHGGTPGTGGNTSATSPFATASANQDSSLSKLTTNEYMQLIPIISADHLSSHKYLTQM
- the mbnl1 gene encoding muscleblind-like protein 1 isoform X17, with translation MAMNMAHIRDTKWLTLEVCREFQRGTCSRSDQECKFAHPAKSCQVDNGRVIACFDSLKGRCSRENCKYLHPPPHLKTQLEINGRNNLIQQKNMAMLAQQMQLANAMMPGTQLPPMVRGHTRMNTPQLLPMTMFQMTPSMATNASAAAAAAAAFNPYLSPMSPGLMPQEIMPSTPVLMASSPNMSQVPNAAAAAAQKLLRTDRLEVCREYQRGNCSRGEEDCRFAHPADSTMIDTNDNTVTVCMDYIKGRCSREKCKYFHPPAHLQAKIKAAQHQVNQATAAAAMGIAPNVMAPLPKRAAMEKANGASAMFNTSMLQYQQALASMQFQQQAAFLPSGSILCMTPAGGVVPMMHGGTPGTGGNTSATSPFATASANQIPIISADHLSSHKYLTQM